The following are encoded in a window of Shewanella psychrotolerans genomic DNA:
- a CDS encoding AAA family ATPase yields the protein MRPLTLTMTAFGPFASEQIIDFKTLGKNPLFLINGPTGAGKTTILDAICFALYGKTTGDEREGSQMRCDMADDERLTEVSFTFELAEHQYHIRRVPEQPRSKKSGDGYTLQKPEAQLTCFHRDGTEVLLVAAKVSEATAQIEQLTGLDVDQFRQVMVLPQGKFRELLMADSKAREKIFSQLFQTHIYRKIEDKLKQQALGIKKEVEAMRNRRDGVLQGVELETDTELNDELKALAPELASVTAKKVETDKQVQQASQQLEQAKQLTDEFSTLAQLKLLARQLDEQQAQIDQQQQQLVAARNAKLLQPVYQAVEARRLELTQATEQQQKSQAYHQQSQDLLNQSLAAIEKLPELEAEQQQTLTTAEQRRALLPQLKQLEQLKANVSDSQQQMLNAEQQGKHTKTKLAQLTGEKLAASARVPQLKAHSQQLLTLQQISDTKHHLQLYAQWQRGCAEITQINSRLVEAKARGIQLQAHHKQCEIHSQTVTLRWHQGQAAILAAKLSAGEPCPVCGSRDHPQLAQSEDVIPTDEEREAAQVNEQSALTELTSARSDYRQLIEKLKDVEQRKHELAEQLPGIDSLTQAGLETALGQLEQEFAEATKAQQQLVDIENSLTALQQQELQLNQQLEQEREQYRLLEKLFNETAGQLKQLQAAIPQELVDLAALEQEIAKLEQNAAQLKLQISSLREQHTQAEQQLASAAAQLQSANDTWARAHEQHQLAVNEFERQLQTSKFDSLSAFKVAMLTDDRIAVLEQEIKQYEQCCITNQANIAQLETKLADCTQPDIAAITAAKSQLETAQQNVLNQWQQLSGRMRQLEQTAEQLKSLDAQSKKLEKQYGLVGTLSDVANGNTGNKISLQRFVLSVLLDDVLLEASHRLQLMSKGRYRLLRKEDRAKGNKASGLELEVEDAYTAKVRSVATLSGGESFMAALSMALGLSDVVQAYAGGIKLDTLFIDEGFGSLDQDSLELAIRTLMDLQSAGRMVGVISHVTEMKEQIGSRIDIVKSAMGSKVELILP from the coding sequence ATGAGACCCTTGACTCTGACTATGACCGCTTTTGGTCCTTTTGCTAGTGAGCAGATCATCGATTTTAAAACGCTTGGCAAAAATCCCCTGTTTCTTATTAATGGTCCAACAGGGGCAGGAAAGACCACCATTTTAGATGCCATCTGTTTTGCGCTCTATGGTAAAACCACCGGTGATGAACGCGAAGGGTCGCAAATGCGCTGCGACATGGCTGATGATGAACGATTGACCGAGGTGAGTTTTACATTTGAGTTAGCTGAGCATCAATACCATATTCGCCGCGTGCCAGAACAACCTAGATCCAAGAAAAGCGGTGATGGTTACACGCTGCAAAAGCCTGAAGCCCAATTAACGTGTTTTCATCGTGATGGCACCGAAGTCTTGCTGGTGGCGGCTAAGGTGTCAGAGGCGACAGCGCAGATAGAGCAATTAACCGGACTAGATGTCGATCAATTTCGTCAGGTTATGGTGTTGCCACAGGGGAAGTTTCGTGAACTGTTGATGGCCGATTCCAAGGCCCGCGAAAAAATCTTTAGCCAACTATTTCAAACCCACATCTATCGTAAAATTGAGGATAAATTAAAGCAGCAAGCCTTAGGTATAAAAAAAGAGGTCGAGGCCATGCGCAATCGTCGCGATGGTGTCTTGCAAGGGGTGGAGCTTGAAACCGATACAGAGCTGAACGACGAGCTTAAAGCGCTTGCTCCCGAGCTTGCCAGCGTTACGGCAAAAAAAGTTGAGACTGATAAACAAGTTCAGCAAGCGAGTCAGCAACTGGAGCAGGCAAAGCAATTAACCGATGAGTTTTCCACGCTAGCGCAGCTTAAGTTATTGGCTCGACAACTCGATGAGCAACAAGCGCAGATAGATCAACAGCAACAGCAGTTAGTCGCCGCGCGGAATGCCAAGCTACTGCAACCGGTTTATCAGGCGGTTGAGGCTCGAAGGCTTGAGTTAACCCAAGCTACTGAGCAGCAGCAAAAGTCGCAAGCTTATCACCAGCAGAGCCAAGATTTGCTTAATCAAAGCCTAGCTGCGATAGAGAAGCTCCCTGAGTTAGAAGCTGAACAGCAACAGACATTAACGACCGCTGAGCAGCGACGCGCGCTATTACCGCAACTCAAACAGCTCGAACAGCTTAAAGCCAACGTGAGTGACAGTCAGCAGCAAATGTTGAATGCTGAGCAGCAAGGTAAGCATACAAAAACCAAGCTTGCGCAGTTAACAGGTGAAAAACTCGCAGCTTCAGCGCGAGTGCCGCAGCTAAAAGCCCATAGTCAGCAGTTACTGACCTTGCAGCAGATAAGTGATACCAAGCATCATCTGCAACTTTATGCACAGTGGCAGCGGGGCTGCGCTGAAATTACGCAAATTAATTCTCGCTTGGTTGAGGCAAAAGCGCGTGGAATACAACTACAAGCGCACCATAAACAGTGCGAAATCCACAGTCAAACGGTGACATTACGCTGGCATCAGGGCCAGGCGGCCATTTTAGCGGCCAAGTTATCTGCTGGTGAACCGTGCCCTGTGTGCGGCAGTCGTGATCACCCACAGCTGGCACAAAGTGAGGACGTCATCCCTACCGATGAGGAGCGTGAAGCAGCGCAAGTCAATGAACAGAGTGCACTGACCGAATTGACTAGTGCGCGCTCCGATTATCGTCAGTTAATCGAGAAATTAAAGGATGTTGAGCAAAGAAAGCATGAGCTGGCTGAGCAGTTACCTGGTATTGATAGCCTTACGCAAGCTGGCTTAGAAACAGCGTTAGGGCAGCTGGAGCAAGAGTTTGCTGAGGCGACCAAAGCGCAGCAACAACTGGTCGATATTGAAAATAGTCTAACGGCACTACAACAGCAAGAGTTACAACTTAATCAGCAGCTTGAACAAGAGCGCGAACAGTATCGCCTGCTGGAAAAACTGTTTAATGAAACTGCGGGCCAGCTTAAACAGTTACAGGCCGCGATACCGCAAGAGCTGGTGGATTTAGCCGCGCTAGAGCAAGAGATCGCTAAGCTGGAACAAAATGCAGCGCAGTTAAAGTTACAAATTTCATCTTTGCGAGAGCAACATACTCAAGCCGAGCAGCAGTTGGCTAGCGCCGCGGCGCAGCTACAATCGGCGAATGACACATGGGCGAGAGCACATGAGCAACATCAGCTTGCTGTAAATGAATTTGAGCGGCAGTTGCAAACCTCTAAGTTTGACTCCTTGTCTGCATTTAAAGTTGCCATGCTAACAGACGATCGCATTGCGGTTTTAGAGCAGGAGATCAAGCAATATGAGCAGTGCTGTATTACTAACCAAGCGAACATCGCTCAGTTAGAGACAAAACTCGCTGACTGCACACAACCCGATATCGCCGCAATAACAGCGGCTAAGTCGCAACTTGAGACAGCGCAACAAAATGTGCTTAATCAGTGGCAGCAATTGAGTGGGCGTATGCGTCAGTTAGAACAAACCGCTGAACAGCTCAAAAGCCTAGATGCGCAATCGAAAAAACTTGAAAAGCAGTATGGCCTCGTTGGGACACTGTCTGATGTCGCCAATGGCAATACCGGCAATAAAATTAGCTTACAACGTTTCGTGCTCAGTGTGTTGCTCGATGATGTGCTACTTGAAGCCAGCCATAGATTACAGCTAATGAGTAAGGGGCGTTATCGCTTGTTGCGTAAAGAGGATAGGGCTAAGGGTAACAAGGCTTCAGGGCTCGAACTTGAAGTTGAAGATGCCTATACCGCGAAAGTGCGCTCAGTGGCGACCCTAAGTGGTGGAGAAAGCTTTATGGCGGCATTGTCCATGGCGCTAGGATTATCGGATGTGGTGCAAGCTTATGCTGGTGGCATTAAACTCGATACCCTGTTTATCGATGAAGGTTTTGGGAGCCTAGACCAAGATTCACTCGAACTTGCGATCCGCACGCTAATGGATCTTCAGTCAGCTGGACGTATGGTTGGAGTGATCTCTCATGTTACCGAGATGAAAGAGCAGATTGGCAGCCGCATCGATATTGTTAAGAGTGCAATGGGCAGTAAAGTAGAACTTATTCTGCCATAG
- a CDS encoding valine--pyruvate transaminase — protein sequence MQFSKFGEKFTRYSGITRLMDDLNDGLRTPGAIMLGGGNPAAIPAMQDYFHQVSADMLKNGELVAALGNYDGPQGKNGFLTSLAQLLRDTYGWEITEKNISLTNGSQSAFFYLFNLFAGTQSDGSHKKILLPLTPEYIGYSDAGLDDDIFVSYRPDIQMLDNRMFKYHVDFDSLSIDDSIAAICVSRPTNPTGNVLTDDEIVKLDRLAQENNIPLIIDNAYGTPFPNIIFEEVTPFWNRNTVLCMSLSKLGLPGVRCGIVIANETITTALANLNAIVSLAPGGVGPAIADQMIKSGDLLRLSETVIKPFYQQKSQFAVSLLQQSIMDERFKIHKPEGAMFLWLWFEQLPISTMELYNRLKARGVLIVPGEYFFFGQKSSWQHAQQCLRMNYVQDETQMRAGIAIIAEEVLKAYAAG from the coding sequence ATGCAATTTTCAAAGTTTGGAGAGAAGTTTACTCGTTATTCTGGTATTACCCGTTTGATGGACGATCTCAATGATGGCCTGCGAACACCTGGGGCGATTATGCTCGGCGGTGGCAACCCCGCAGCTATCCCTGCGATGCAGGATTACTTTCACCAAGTTAGCGCCGATATGTTGAAAAATGGTGAGCTAGTTGCCGCCTTAGGCAATTATGATGGTCCACAGGGTAAAAATGGCTTTCTCACATCCTTAGCTCAGTTATTGCGTGATACCTATGGCTGGGAGATCACCGAGAAAAATATTAGCCTAACCAATGGGAGCCAGAGTGCGTTTTTCTACCTCTTTAACCTGTTTGCTGGCACTCAATCAGACGGTAGTCATAAGAAGATTCTGTTACCTCTCACACCCGAATATATCGGTTACAGTGACGCAGGACTCGATGATGATATTTTTGTCTCCTATCGCCCCGATATCCAGATGCTAGACAACCGCATGTTTAAATACCATGTGGACTTTGATAGCCTAAGCATCGACGACTCAATAGCGGCCATCTGTGTCTCACGCCCCACCAATCCTACAGGCAATGTACTGACCGACGATGAAATAGTTAAGTTGGACAGATTAGCCCAAGAAAACAATATTCCGCTTATCATCGACAACGCCTATGGCACACCATTTCCCAACATTATCTTTGAAGAGGTAACACCGTTTTGGAACCGCAACACAGTATTGTGCATGAGCTTATCCAAACTCGGCTTACCCGGCGTGCGCTGTGGCATAGTCATCGCCAATGAAACCATCACCACCGCACTGGCTAACTTGAATGCTATCGTCAGTCTTGCCCCTGGTGGCGTAGGCCCCGCCATAGCCGATCAGATGATCAAATCGGGGGACCTGTTGCGCTTGAGTGAAACTGTGATTAAACCCTTTTATCAGCAAAAATCGCAATTTGCGGTATCGCTATTACAGCAATCAATAATGGATGAAAGGTTTAAAATCCATAAACCTGAGGGCGCTATGTTTCTCTGGCTTTGGTTTGAACAATTGCCTATTAGTACCATGGAGCTCTATAACAGACTCAAGGCTCGAGGCGTGCTGATTGTCCCCGGGGAATACTTCTTTTTTGGACAAAAATCGTCCTGGCAACATGCACAACAATGTTTGCGCATGAACTATGTGCAAGATGAAACACAGATGCGTGCTGGCATCGCCATTATCGCCGAAGAGGTACTTAAGGCCTACGCAGCGGGTTAA
- a CDS encoding M48 metallopeptidase family protein translates to MNTLTYLQGYNSDILSQVDTLIAENRLRAVLEKRYPDLHELRSDKALYDYTIALKNRYLKKSQPLNKVLYDDKITLKKQALGLHSYIAKNHGGKTKSKNEIRISSKLKLVPEPLLRMVVVHELAHLKEKDHNKAFYQLCCHMEGDYHQLEFDLRLWLTMLELENASV, encoded by the coding sequence ATGAATACTTTGACTTATCTCCAAGGCTACAACAGCGACATTCTATCTCAAGTCGACACCCTTATCGCCGAGAACAGACTCAGAGCTGTGCTTGAGAAACGCTACCCAGATCTACATGAACTTCGCAGCGATAAAGCCTTATACGACTACACTATTGCACTTAAAAATCGTTACCTTAAAAAGTCTCAGCCACTTAATAAAGTGCTTTATGACGACAAAATCACCTTAAAAAAGCAAGCGTTAGGCCTTCACAGCTATATCGCCAAAAATCATGGTGGTAAAACTAAGTCGAAAAATGAGATCCGTATTTCATCCAAGTTGAAACTGGTACCTGAGCCACTTTTACGAATGGTAGTTGTGCATGAACTTGCTCATTTAAAAGAGAAAGATCATAACAAGGCGTTTTATCAGCTCTGCTGCCATATGGAAGGTGACTACCATCAGTTAGAATTTGATTTGAGGCTTTGGTTAACCATGCTCGAATTAGAAAACGCTTCGGTATAA
- a CDS encoding toxin-antitoxin system YwqK family antitoxin, whose protein sequence is MNFYPSTLAGIALTAVTLVSSPVIASQKISSLMVEVRQQDGVGFYYNLATGMALEGELAIVRDNQGYTLGQFSQGLPNGRWQVFLPNNQKLVDGHYLNGYQDGRWQLFNQAGALREVQQFTKGVPSGEWEQYDYQGKLEQRTDYVGGEKTKVQRFYASGKLRAEEHYVDNLRHGVWETFHENGTLAQRQQYTNHQLSGPYLEQNSKGQTRVKGQYDANGKRQGAWLTFYDDGTPESNNEYQAGLQHGTALEYYPNGQLSVQERYNNGRREGEYLHFNDDGTKLEQEHYLNGQLDGLQRYFNLSGVLDGEFNYKQGLQAGLQKTYFDNGKLKKVFTYHSEKLADSGQYPLHGLQERFDEEGNLVSRSYYDMGLKDGTFESYRQGTLVKQEQWLQGERHGDFIAYYTSGKVRSLDQYQHNEQTGKSERYFEDGTLKERGERKAGQWVDKYESFYDNGSPRELINYASEKPDSRMRYPYHGHFARWYANGDLNEEGEYVNGEREGLWKQYQQGVLSREQSFKQGKLNGKYAEYYHGRRRAVGEYLDDKKNGQWAEYRYQENDPTFGSIPEGNIYRISHYKLDKLDGVVEYYSFNEVLYRSEIYQAGKQTGFFSEFYVSNGQVKRQGKMNKGRQTGLWETWFEDGVLAVSAEFVDGEQQGKLLEYYSNGQLKRQAIYDNGKLSGELTQYYPTGKTEYQEQWLKGVKDGLASYFHTNGKLSEKGSYLKDRKEGLWQSFWPNGEKRVEGSYISNRQSGEWHYYDQFGKLIKTEHH, encoded by the coding sequence GAGGTGCGTCAGCAAGACGGCGTTGGATTCTACTATAACCTAGCAACTGGCATGGCCTTAGAGGGAGAGTTGGCAATAGTCAGAGATAATCAGGGCTATACCTTAGGACAGTTTTCTCAAGGCTTGCCTAATGGCCGTTGGCAGGTGTTTTTGCCTAACAACCAAAAGTTAGTCGATGGTCATTACCTTAATGGTTATCAAGATGGTCGCTGGCAGCTATTCAATCAAGCTGGGGCGTTGAGAGAAGTACAGCAATTTACCAAAGGTGTTCCAAGCGGTGAATGGGAGCAATATGACTATCAAGGTAAGCTTGAGCAGCGTACTGACTATGTGGGCGGAGAAAAAACTAAGGTACAGCGTTTTTACGCCAGCGGAAAATTACGGGCAGAAGAGCACTATGTTGACAATCTGCGTCATGGTGTGTGGGAGACATTTCACGAAAATGGCACGCTAGCTCAGCGTCAACAGTATACTAATCATCAATTGTCGGGCCCTTATCTTGAGCAAAACAGTAAGGGACAAACACGAGTAAAAGGACAATATGACGCTAATGGTAAACGTCAGGGAGCTTGGTTAACCTTTTATGATGACGGTACACCCGAGAGTAATAATGAATACCAAGCGGGTCTACAACATGGCACAGCACTAGAGTATTACCCCAATGGGCAGCTTTCTGTACAAGAGCGTTATAACAATGGTCGACGTGAGGGCGAGTACCTGCATTTTAATGACGATGGCACTAAGTTAGAGCAGGAACATTACCTTAATGGGCAGTTAGACGGCTTGCAGCGTTATTTTAACCTATCGGGTGTCCTCGATGGTGAGTTCAACTATAAGCAGGGTCTACAAGCGGGTTTACAGAAAACCTATTTTGATAATGGCAAACTCAAAAAAGTATTTACTTACCACAGCGAAAAGCTTGCTGACAGCGGTCAGTATCCTCTTCACGGTCTTCAAGAGCGTTTTGATGAAGAAGGTAATCTAGTTTCAAGAAGTTATTATGATATGGGACTCAAGGACGGCACCTTCGAATCATATCGTCAGGGAACCTTAGTCAAGCAAGAACAGTGGCTACAGGGCGAGCGTCACGGTGATTTCATTGCTTATTACACGAGTGGCAAAGTTCGCAGCTTAGATCAATATCAGCATAATGAGCAAACAGGTAAATCAGAGCGTTATTTTGAAGACGGCACGCTAAAAGAACGTGGAGAGCGCAAAGCGGGTCAATGGGTCGATAAATATGAATCTTTCTATGATAACGGCTCTCCACGAGAGTTGATTAATTATGCTTCGGAGAAACCTGATAGTCGTATGCGTTATCCCTATCATGGACACTTTGCGCGTTGGTATGCCAATGGTGATCTTAATGAGGAAGGGGAATATGTTAATGGTGAAAGAGAGGGGCTATGGAAGCAATATCAACAAGGAGTGCTTAGCCGCGAACAGAGTTTCAAGCAGGGCAAGCTCAACGGTAAATATGCAGAGTATTATCATGGGCGTCGACGCGCGGTAGGCGAGTACCTTGATGATAAAAAAAATGGTCAATGGGCAGAGTATCGTTATCAAGAAAATGATCCGACCTTTGGCAGTATCCCTGAAGGTAATATCTATCGTATTAGCCATTACAAATTAGATAAGTTAGACGGCGTCGTTGAGTATTACAGTTTCAACGAGGTACTTTACCGCAGTGAGATTTATCAGGCTGGAAAGCAGACCGGATTCTTTAGTGAATTCTACGTCAGTAACGGCCAAGTCAAGCGTCAGGGAAAAATGAACAAAGGCAGACAAACTGGCTTATGGGAAACCTGGTTTGAAGATGGCGTACTCGCCGTTAGTGCTGAATTTGTCGATGGGGAGCAACAGGGCAAACTGCTGGAGTATTACAGTAATGGTCAACTTAAGCGCCAAGCAATTTATGATAACGGCAAGCTGAGTGGTGAGTTAACCCAATATTATCCAACGGGTAAGACTGAGTACCAAGAGCAGTGGTTAAAAGGGGTCAAGGACGGGCTGGCGAGCTATTTTCATACCAATGGCAAGCTATCGGAAAAAGGTAGCTACCTCAAAGACAGAAAAGAGGGACTTTGGCAGAGCTTTTGGCCTAATGGAGAAAAGCGTGTTGAGGGGAGTTACATCAGCAATCGGCAGTCAGGCGAATGGCACTATTATGATCAGTTTGGCAAGTTGATTAAGACGGAACATCATTAA
- a CDS encoding toxin-antitoxin system YwqK family antitoxin, with amino-acid sequence MVNLLIYRLKGSWRLLKVSSAALVSVFALTACNSKATRPIDEQELAQIECTTFERYGISFKENCLIGYQGQPFTGIMVSGDPASYFSATQYRDGKRDGFSFAAKGSHLSSQGWYINGLRDGEHIRYRDDSDKLLSREVYGADQKLAVYIYGLNGIIDRYVRYENGENVESIIYDKGREWMHTFIEEGEQRVRKLTYFDNESLKSTALFRNQDLKMLAETTYFADGKIRTQFDYDKASNGAQFDTYWPNGQRQSQQHYGYHPLIVLHGKQLSFCNSNGQLEAIRHYQMGGEHGVFKEFYCNGQHRVTKRYQQGIIIDKEVKTYSDTGHLLISQTLDGKGKVLQSLYYDESGQVTFQQ; translated from the coding sequence ATGGTAAACCTACTTATTTACCGTTTAAAGGGTTCTTGGCGATTACTCAAGGTGAGTAGTGCTGCACTGGTCTCGGTGTTTGCATTAACTGCATGTAACTCGAAGGCAACCAGGCCGATAGATGAGCAAGAGTTAGCGCAGATAGAATGCACCACCTTTGAACGTTATGGTATTAGCTTTAAAGAGAACTGCTTAATCGGTTATCAAGGGCAGCCCTTTACGGGCATTATGGTGAGTGGCGACCCTGCAAGCTATTTTAGTGCAACTCAATATCGAGATGGCAAAAGAGATGGTTTTAGCTTTGCAGCCAAAGGCAGTCACTTGTCGTCCCAAGGATGGTATATCAACGGCTTGCGAGATGGCGAACATATAAGATATCGCGATGACAGCGATAAATTATTGAGTCGTGAAGTGTATGGCGCTGATCAAAAACTAGCGGTTTACATTTATGGTCTCAATGGCATTATTGACCGTTACGTACGATATGAAAACGGCGAAAATGTCGAGTCAATCATCTATGATAAAGGCAGAGAATGGATGCACACCTTCATTGAGGAAGGTGAGCAAAGGGTACGTAAGTTAACCTATTTTGACAATGAATCGCTAAAGAGTACTGCGCTTTTTCGTAACCAAGATCTTAAGATGTTGGCAGAAACAACTTACTTTGCAGATGGTAAGATCAGAACACAATTTGACTATGATAAAGCGTCAAATGGTGCTCAGTTTGATACTTATTGGCCAAATGGCCAGCGTCAATCACAGCAACATTATGGTTATCATCCTCTTATTGTGCTTCATGGCAAACAGCTGAGTTTTTGCAATAGCAATGGTCAATTGGAAGCGATACGACATTACCAGATGGGGGGTGAACATGGGGTGTTCAAGGAGTTCTATTGTAATGGCCAGCATAGAGTAACTAAGCGCTACCAGCAGGGCATTATTATCGACAAAGAGGTTAAAACCTATAGTGATACAGGTCATTTGCTGATAAGCCAAACCCTAGATGGTAAGGGCAAAGTACTGCAATCGTTATATTATGATGAATCTGGTCAAGTAACGTTTCAACAGTAG
- a CDS encoding peptidoglycan DD-metalloendopeptidase family protein: protein MRTSKFSFLNMSPSRLLALPSPHKKILMGASLLVGISLLWPSQKQVLPQRIPVALDLESLVSDISSVETDTIAEIQPNYVKTIVSGDTLSRLFVEANVDQQTMYKVLEADLDILALDTLKPGNIIRFWLDDDGQLTKLELYFNAARQVVFSRYEEGGFKVDEINIEGIWQNKSLVGDIQGSFYLSAQRAGLTAGDIQRVESLLKEKLNFARDLRAGDQFSVLMSEQYIDGEVTGNRDILGVHIQRGRSAINAYQNTDGNFYDEQGRSLARAFQRIPLQKNYRISSRFDRHRHHPVTGRTAPHNGTDFATPTGTKIIAPGDGIVSMVTDHRYAGKYVVIEHGNKYRTRYLHLSKALVHKGQRVSRGQVIALSGATGRITGPHLHYEFHVNGRPVDPMKADIPMASTLSKKQMNEFSQLVKVRKMLMGQV from the coding sequence TTGCGTACAAGTAAATTTTCTTTTTTGAATATGTCTCCGTCTCGTTTATTAGCGCTTCCATCGCCTCATAAAAAGATATTAATGGGTGCAAGCTTGTTGGTTGGGATATCGCTATTATGGCCAAGTCAGAAGCAGGTGTTACCTCAGCGCATTCCGGTTGCACTTGATCTCGAATCTCTGGTTTCAGATATCTCTTCTGTTGAAACCGATACCATTGCAGAAATCCAACCTAATTATGTTAAGACGATCGTTAGCGGAGATACCTTAAGTAGATTATTCGTTGAGGCTAATGTTGATCAGCAGACCATGTATAAAGTGCTTGAGGCCGATCTTGATATTTTAGCTCTAGACACCTTAAAACCTGGAAATATCATTCGTTTTTGGCTTGATGATGACGGCCAATTAACCAAACTGGAACTGTACTTTAATGCCGCTCGCCAAGTAGTTTTTAGCCGTTACGAAGAGGGCGGCTTCAAGGTAGATGAGATTAATATCGAGGGGATCTGGCAAAATAAGTCGCTAGTTGGTGACATACAGGGCTCGTTTTATTTGTCGGCGCAGCGAGCAGGATTGACCGCAGGAGATATTCAACGCGTTGAATCATTGCTTAAAGAGAAGCTGAACTTTGCTAGGGACTTACGTGCCGGTGACCAATTTTCTGTGTTGATGAGTGAGCAGTATATCGATGGTGAAGTTACTGGTAATCGAGATATTTTAGGGGTTCATATCCAGCGTGGACGCAGCGCAATCAACGCTTATCAAAATACAGATGGTAACTTTTATGATGAGCAAGGGCGCAGTCTAGCCAGAGCATTTCAGCGTATTCCGTTGCAAAAGAATTATCGAATTAGTTCAAGGTTTGACCGTCATCGTCATCATCCAGTAACGGGCCGTACGGCGCCCCATAATGGCACCGATTTCGCGACGCCGACTGGCACTAAAATTATTGCACCGGGTGATGGTATCGTTTCTATGGTGACCGACCATAGGTATGCTGGTAAGTATGTGGTGATTGAACATGGTAATAAATATCGCACTCGTTATCTGCATCTTTCCAAAGCGTTAGTGCATAAAGGCCAGCGGGTTTCTCGTGGTCAAGTGATCGCCTTGTCTGGTGCTACGGGTCGTATTACCGGGCCGCACCTTCATTATGAGTTCCATGTTAATGGCCGTCCAGTTGACCCAATGAAAGCCGACATTCCGATGGCCAGTACCTTGTCTAAAAAGCAAATGAATGAATTTAGTCAATTGGTGAAAGTTCGTAAGATGTTAATGGGGCAAGTATAA
- a CDS encoding exonuclease SbcCD subunit D, with the protein MKFIHTSDWHIGRQLHNQSLLDDQRHVLAQIIELAEANQVDAIVVAGDIYDRSVPPANAVALLDDVLNQVVNELGIPAILIAGNHDGHERLGFASRQMLGSGLHIIGPISNTVRPIKLTSPSGDALFYPLPYVEPATVRHLFDCDVSSHEEAMAKLLEQVSDHDSQGLPKVVISHCFLDGGSESDSERPLSIGGADKISPSLFAEYSYTALGHLHGPQYKGEEHIRYSGSILKYSFSEQHQNKSVTLVEIDASGKASIELLPLTPMRDVRIIEGLLDELLTQGVNDPHREDYLMVRLADKSAILDAMGKLRTVYPNVLHLERTGLMAQSDQLAIRSDHIKKGEFEMFSDFFSQVAGESMSDEQQQLMTDILDSLHKAEDTQ; encoded by the coding sequence ATGAAATTTATCCATACTTCGGACTGGCATATCGGTCGTCAGCTACATAATCAAAGTTTGCTGGACGATCAGCGTCACGTGTTAGCGCAGATCATCGAATTAGCCGAGGCGAACCAAGTCGATGCCATAGTGGTGGCTGGCGATATTTACGATCGCTCTGTGCCGCCCGCCAACGCCGTGGCTTTGCTCGATGATGTGCTTAATCAAGTGGTCAATGAGCTCGGTATTCCTGCCATCTTAATTGCCGGCAACCACGATGGGCATGAACGGTTAGGCTTTGCTTCGCGGCAGATGTTGGGCAGTGGCCTGCATATCATTGGGCCTATTAGTAACACTGTTCGGCCGATTAAACTGACTAGCCCTAGTGGTGATGCGCTATTTTATCCGCTGCCCTATGTTGAACCCGCGACGGTGCGTCATCTATTTGATTGTGATGTGTCTAGCCATGAAGAAGCGATGGCAAAGTTGCTTGAGCAAGTCAGTGATCACGATAGTCAAGGTTTGCCAAAGGTGGTGATTAGTCATTGTTTCTTAGATGGCGGCAGTGAGTCAGATTCAGAGCGCCCCTTGAGTATTGGCGGTGCTGACAAAATATCGCCAAGTTTATTCGCTGAATATTCCTACACGGCACTCGGTCATCTGCATGGGCCGCAGTACAAAGGGGAGGAGCACATTCGCTATTCAGGCTCAATTTTAAAATACTCGTTTAGCGAGCAGCATCAAAATAAATCGGTCACGTTGGTTGAAATCGACGCGTCGGGAAAGGCGAGTATTGAGCTATTGCCGTTAACGCCAATGCGTGACGTGCGTATTATCGAGGGGCTGCTTGACGAGCTGTTAACTCAAGGGGTTAATGATCCTCATCGAGAGGATTATTTGATGGTGCGCTTAGCCGATAAAAGCGCCATTTTAGATGCTATGGGCAAATTACGAACGGTTTATCCTAATGTGTTGCATCTCGAGCGCACAGGGCTGATGGCGCAAAGTGACCAGCTTGCCATTCGAAGCGATCACATTAAAAAAGGCGAGTTTGAGATGTTTAGCGATTTTTTTAGTCAGGTCGCTGGTGAGTCGATGAGTGACGAGCAGCAACAGTTAATGACGGATATTCTCGACAGCTTGCATAAAGCGGAGGATACCCAATGA